AGCTGGTTGAAGTTGCCGCGGAGCTCCTGGTCCCAGGTGTCGGCGACGCCGTCGACGCTCTCCTCGGCGGTGTGCGCCTTCTCGTAGGCGGGGTAGCTCTCGCCGATCTGGCACGCCCCGTTCGTCACGTTGCCGAAGGCGTAGAGGATGTGGGTCAGCTCCTCGGCCGAGCCGCTCGTCGCGATGTTCTTGACGTCGTAGTTGCGGTTGTAGACGCCCCACTCGGCGAAGTAGCCGACGACCTTCCGGTCGGCGGCGGCGGCGGCGGCGGTGGTGGTGGTGGTGGCGGTGGTGGTGGTGGCGCCGGCGGTGGTGGCGGTGGCGGCGCCGGCGGTGGTCGCGGGGCCGGTCTGCGCGATCGCGGGGGCGAGGGGGAGGGCGAGCAGCGCCGCCGTGGCGAGCGCGATCGCACCCCCGATCCGGCGCCGGCGCGATGCCTCCGGCGCGTGGCGCCCGGTCGAAGCTGACTTCATCGTCTTCCCTTTCATCACGGTCTCCATGGACAGCCCTGGGGGGATGTCGGGACGCTAGCAACCGGGATGCGCCCCCCGAAAGGGGGTCAGCGGGCGCGAGCGGCCGGGACCCCCCGACTCCCCTTGCGCCAAAAGGAAAGACTCCGAACAAAAAAATTGGAAACGTTTACGGAATTGCGGCGTGTCGAACGCGAGCATCCGTCGTCTCAGTGCCCCACGACCCGCCGCGCCAGGCCGCAGCCCGCCCACACCCGCCCGCACTCGCATCCCGTAGATGTGAGTTTCTCCGCGTTCGCGGCGAGGATCCGTGCGGCGAATGCGGAGAAACTCACATCGCGCGCGGGATGGCGGCGCGATGAGGCGCGAGGGATGCCGCCGCGACGTGCGCGGAGGGAGGGGCGGGGCTACTCCCCCAGGTGGTCGACGAGCGCCGGCGCGACGCCGATGTACGTCGCCGGCGTGAGCGCCGTGAGGCGCTCCTTCGCCTCGGCGCCGATGTCGAGCCCCTCGACGAAGGCGACGAGCTCGGCCTGACCGACCCGCCGGCCTCGCGTGAGCTCCTTGAGCAGCGCGTACGGGTCCTCGATCGAGGAGCGCCCGGCCGTCACCTCGGCGCGGATGACGGTCTGGATCGCCTCGCCGAGGACCTCCCAGTTGCCGTCGAGATCGGCCGCGAGCGCCGCCTCCGCGACCGCGATCTCGCCGAGGCCGCGGTGGATGTTGTCGAGTGCGAGGAGCGAGTGCCCGAGCGCGACGCCGATGTTGCGCTGCGTCGTCGAGTCGGTGAGGTCGCGCTGCAGTCGGCTCGTCACGAGCGTCGCGGCCAGCGAGTCGAGCAGCGCGCAGGAGAGCTCGAGGTTCGCCTCCGCGTTCTCGAAGCGGATCGGATTGACCTTGTGCGGCATCGTCGAGGAGCCGGTCGCGCCCGCCTGCGGCACCTGCGAGAAGTACCCCATCGAGATGTAGGTCCACACGTCGGTGCAGAGGTTGTGGAGGATGCGGTTCGCGTGCCCGACCGCCTGGAAGAGCTCCGCCTGCCAGTCGTGCGACTCGATCTGGGTGGTGAGCGGGTTCCAGGTGAGCCCGAGGGAGGTCACGAAGTCACGCGAGATCGCCTGCCAGTCGGCCTCGGGGTCGGCGGCGGCATGGGCCGCGAAGGTGCCGGTCGCGCCGCTGAACTTGCCGAGGTACTCGCCGCGCTCGATGCGCGCGAGCTGGCGCTCCAGGCGGTGGACGACGACGGCGAACTCCTTGCCCACGGTGGTGGGCGTCGCGGGCTGCCCGTGCGTGTGGGCGAGCATCGGCACGTCGCGGGTGCGCTCGGCCCACTCCCGGAGCTTCGCGACGACCTGGCGGGCGCGGGGCAGCCACACCTCGGCCACGGCGGCGCGGACGGTCAGGGCGTAGGAGAGGTTGTTGATGTCCTCGCTCGTGCACGCGAAGTGGGTGAGCTCGGCGACCCGCTCGAGGCCGAGGGCGTCGAGGCGCTCGCGGACGAGGTACTCGACGGCCTTGACGTCGTGGCGGGTGGTCGCCTCCAGCTCGGCGAGCCGATCGATCTCGGGCTGCGCGAAGTCGGCGGCGAAGGCGCGGAGCGCACGCGCCTGCTCCGCCTCGAGCGGCGAGGAGCCGAACATCCCGCGCTCGGTGAGGGCGATGAGCCACTCGACCTCGACGTGGACGCGGGCGCGGTTGAGACCCGCCTCGGAGAGGTGCTCGCCGAGCCCCTGGACCGCGGCGCGATAGCGGCCGTCGAGCGGACTGAGGGGCTGGGGAGGCAGGCTCATGGAGCTCCTTGTCGGATTCCCGGTTCGATCTGGCTGAACAGCGCGAGGCTCGCGCGCTCGATCATGGCGAGCACCGCGGCGAAGTGCACGGCGTCGGAATAGTAGGGGTCGGGCACGTCGATGGCGTCGCCGCTCTCGGGATCGAAGCCCAGCAGCAAGTGTACCTTCGCGTGATCGAGCTCGGTCGGCGCCTGGGCGCGCAGGATGCGCGC
The Homoserinibacter sp. YIM 151385 DNA segment above includes these coding regions:
- the purB gene encoding adenylosuccinate lyase — translated: MSLPPQPLSPLDGRYRAAVQGLGEHLSEAGLNRARVHVEVEWLIALTERGMFGSSPLEAEQARALRAFAADFAQPEIDRLAELEATTRHDVKAVEYLVRERLDALGLERVAELTHFACTSEDINNLSYALTVRAAVAEVWLPRARQVVAKLREWAERTRDVPMLAHTHGQPATPTTVGKEFAVVVHRLERQLARIERGEYLGKFSGATGTFAAHAAADPEADWQAISRDFVTSLGLTWNPLTTQIESHDWQAELFQAVGHANRILHNLCTDVWTYISMGYFSQVPQAGATGSSTMPHKVNPIRFENAEANLELSCALLDSLAATLVTSRLQRDLTDSTTQRNIGVALGHSLLALDNIHRGLGEIAVAEAALAADLDGNWEVLGEAIQTVIRAEVTAGRSSIEDPYALLKELTRGRRVGQAELVAFVEGLDIGAEAKERLTALTPATYIGVAPALVDHLGE